A genomic region of Aspergillus oryzae RIB40 DNA, chromosome 1 contains the following coding sequences:
- a CDS encoding WD domain protein (WD40 protein) gives MGNEEISDFEKQRLANIAERDALLKQLSLNAQSVFTPTLPNRATGSQAKTKKKPAPKKVKKEEESPAPRRMSSRLRGIAADSEVAKRKAEEQHQAYQEAERAKRVRKSDSFSLNDIFVSGQKLSGDGLLGVDVVTKGVAVPYQRTFGDDDIKKTTDKELKALRKEMSELQLWEAWEPNRIKLTPERVYTMTFHPSETKPLIFAGDKMGHLGILDASQEKPTSVKQEDEDEEDDDPDPVLTTLKPHTRTISSMVIHPSKPTHLYTASYDSSIREMDLDKTTSVERYAPDSTSDDVPLSGLDMAADDPNTLYWTTLEGEFGRYDMRTPKQGSVAVWSLSEKKIGGFSLFPTHSHYFATASLDRTMRLWDIRKLSRREPVPVGEHQSRLSVSHAAFNSAGQVATSSYDDSLKLYDFGAKGIASWKPGHTLSDAEMKPDTVVRHNCQTGRWVTILRPQWQINPQSHIQRFCIGNMNRFVDVYSSSGDQLAQLGGDGITAVPAVAVFHRSKNWIAGGTASGKICLWM, from the exons ATGGGTAACGAAGAGATATCCGATTTCGAAAAGCAACGGCTTGCGAATATCGCGGAGCGCGATGCGCTTCTCAAGCAGTTATCGCTAAATGCGCAATCCGTCTTCACGCCGACTTTGCCAAATCGCGCGACGGGGAGCCAGgcaaagacgaagaaaaaaccGGCCCcgaagaaggtcaagaaggaagaggagtcACCTGCGCCGCGGCGCATGTCCTCACGTCTGAGGGGTATTGCGGCGGATAGTGAGGTGGCGAAACGGAAAGCTGAGGAGCAGCACCAGGCTTATCAGGAGGCGGAGAGGGCCAAGAGGGTGAGAAAGTCGGATTCATTCTCACTGAATGACATATTTGTTTCGGGCCAAAAGCTTAGTGGGGATGGTTTGCTTGGTGTGGATGTTGTTACGAAGGGCGTCGCGGTGCCTTACCAGCGGACGtttggcgatgatgatatcaagaagacAACGGATAAGGAATTGAAAGCtttgagaaaggaaatgagtGAATTGCAGCTGTGGGAGGCTTGGGAGCCTAACC GAATCAAGCTCACCCCCGAGAGAGTGTATACCATGACATTCCACCCTTCGGAGACCAAGCCATTAATCTTTGCTGGAGACAAGATGGGTCATCTCGGCATCCTGGACGCATCACAGGAAAAGCCGACCTCGGTGAAgcaggaagacgaagatgaagaggacgatgaccCTGACCCAGTCCTAACGACCCTCAAGCCACATACCCGGACAATAAGTTCCATGGTGATCCACCCATCCAAGCCGACGCATCTATATACCGCCAGCTACGACAGTTCTATCCGAGAAATGGACCTGGACAAGACAACATCGGTGGAACGGTACGCCCCAGATTCAACGTCAGACGATGTTCCATTGTCTGGTCTGGACATGGCTGCCGATGATCCCAACACTCTCTACTGGACTACCTTGGAGGGTGAGTTTGGCCGATACGATATGCGTACACCCAAGCAAGGCTCGGTAGCCGTCTGGAGTCTGTCCGAGAAAAAGATAGGTGGCTTTTCGCTATTCCCGACTCACTCGCACTATTTTGCGACGGCCAGTTTAGACCGGACCATGCGACTTTGGGATATTCGGAAGTTATCACGTCGCGAGCCTGTTCCTGTGGGAGAGCACCAGAGTCGATTGTCAGTTTCGCATGCGGCATTCAATAGTGCCGGACAGGTTGCGACATCTTCTTACGATGACAGCCTAAAACTGTATGACTTTGGTGCCAAAGGAATTGCCTCCTGGAAGCCAGGACATACCCTTTCAGATGCAGAAATGAAACCCGACACGGTGGTACGGCACAACTGTCAAACTGGACGATGGGTTACCAT TCTCCGTCCTCAATGGCAAATAAATCCTCAATCGCATATCCAGCGATTCTGCATCGGAAATATGAATCGTTTTGTCGACGTCTACAGTAGTTCGGGTGACCAGCTCGCGCAACTTGGAGGCGACGGCATCACTGCCGTACCCGCCGTTGCAGTTTTCCATCGTAGTAAGAATTGGATAGCCGGTGGTACAGCGAGCGGGAAAATCTGTTTGTGGATGTGA
- a CDS encoding uncharacterized protein (predicted protein), with protein sequence MSGHIHRSLLAVTTRNSLAPFLYQTRTLSGSFPHPLQCHTQAYSTSSSNTPEDQSRTESSQNDSSANTPADSQPQTEHSNEPTERRSYLHKRAAMASRNAPRLKPNPLTMTRGEKQVFSDLLEQLGAVQKDTTTAETQKPELSEEDKNEMAQISEIFEEVLKDIKQKKKRKTATTGSADGQSADTDTPVTLRNLELQERLRKSEYSSEDITELLESNQISMEEAIELVVKKEAGKIENALRAAIDEGKEDTGVWDICRERIFSMLQHLGDVRLAQGLGMVQDKNQAADIPTATTDTSHLEVPESVAVEPVVTALYPKMLLVAFRLLNLHFPNSPLISQFRATIKSHGRASAVLGSSTGLYNELIYFYWRGCHDIPGVVSLLREMEVIGVEPNDRTCGLLTGIVNQRDRDLKQHWKRMRNEKRGPRREPWWDLAPNRKAVCELLGPEGWMHRIERRVQEKRPSR encoded by the coding sequence ATGAGTGGGCATATTCATCGTTCGTTGCTAGCAGTGACAACACGCAATTCACTCGCTCCGTTCCTTTATCAGACTCGCACGCTCTCTGGCTCTTTTCCTCATCCGCTACAATGCCATACACAGGCATACTCTACTTCGAGCTCCAATACCCCCGAAGACCAGTCCCGGACAGAATCTTCCCAAAATGACAGCAGCGCAAATACGCCAGCAGACTCACAGCCCCAGACCGAGCACAGCAATGAACCAACAGAACGACGCAGTTACTTGCACAAACGAGCTGCCATGGCCTCGAGGAATGCTCCCCGTTTAAAACCGAATCCTCTTACCATGACCCGCGGCGAGAAGCAAGTGTTCAGCGATCTGCTGGAACAGCTGGGGGCTGTTCAGAAAGATACAACGACAGCCGAAACGCAGAAGCCGGAGCTGAGTGAGGAGGACAAGAACGAAATGGCGCAGATCTCGGAGATTTTCGAGGAGGTGCTTAAGGACAtaaagcagaagaaaaaacggAAAACCGCGACGACGGGTTCCGCGGATGGGCAATCCGCAGACACAGATACCCCGGTTACACTTCGGAATCTGGAGTTGCAGGAGAGGCTCCGGAAGTCTGAGTACAGTAGTGAGGATATCAcggagctgctggagagCAATCAGATATCCATGGAGGAGGCGATTGAGTTGGTTGTGAAGAAAGAGGCGGGAAAGATTGAGAACGCTCTCCGGGCAGCCATTGACGAGGGCAAAGAAGATACGGGAGTGTGGGACATCTGCAGAGAAAGAATATTCTCCATGCTGCAGCACCTCGGAGATGTCCGTTTAGCCCAGGGTCTTGGTATGGTCCAAGATAAGAACCAAGCGGCCGATATCCCTACTGCTACTACGGATACCTCTCATCTGGAGGTTCCCGAGTCGGTCGCGGTGGAACCCGTCGTCACGGCTCTATATCCCAAGATGCTCCTCGTGGCTTTCCGTCTTCTCAACCTGCACTTCCCCAATTCCCCGCTTATCAGTCAATTCCGAGCCACGATCAAGTCGCATGGCCGTGCCTCTGCCGTTCTGGGTAGCTCGACAGGACTCTACAATGAGCTGATCTACTTCTACTGGCGCGGCTGCCATGATATCCCCGGGGTTGTTTCTCTCCTGCGGGAGATGGAGGTGATCGGCGTAGAGCCCAACGATCGCACGTGCGGACTGTTAACTGGAATCGTCAACCAGCGTGACCGGGACTTGAAGCAGCATTGGAAACGGATGCGTAATGAGAAGCGTGGCCCGCGCCGTGAGCCGTGGTGGGATCTGGCGCCGAACCGGAAGGCCGTCTGCGAGTTACTCGGACCAGAGGGGTGGATGCACCGGATTGAGCGACGAGTACAGGAGAAAAGACCTTCACGGTAG
- a CDS encoding uncharacterized protein (predicted protein) has product MAQPHHLTRCHAAILSTSKRQLTTLRTTTRSIIPQCTRQLHHQTRPARRQPTPAHLTSSPISQPTRRSYHSEHHPDPPPHEYTNSQTTILSAALRHVPTHGFTRDALTLGARDSGFLDVSVQLLPRGEFDLVLFWLASRRGLLRASVDNGLFEKDERVKAGLKLTVEEKTKLLIMERLRMNTEIRHQWQDALALMSLAGNIPLSLSELHALSSEILTLAGDASVDASWYTKRLSVAAIYASSEVVMTRDQSPGLSETEAFVERRVEDSSAIGEKLTGFKQCLGFVGSTAIGLGRSWGLKI; this is encoded by the exons ATGGCACAACCGCACCATCTAACCCGCTGCCACGCAGCCATCCTATCAACCTCCAAGCGCCAACTAACCACTCTTCGCACCACCACCCGCTCCATAATTCCCCAATGCACTCGCCAACTCCATCATCAAACCCGACCAGCCCGCCGTCAACCTACTCCAGCACACCTCACATCCTCTCCCATTTCACAACCAACCAGACGATCCTATCACTCTGAACACCACCCTGACCCGCCACCTCACGAATACACCAACTCCCAAACTACCATCCTCTCCGCTGCGCTCCGCCATGTCCCGACCCACGGCTTCACCCGCGACGCCCTCACCCTCGGCGCCCGCGATAGCGGCTTCCTAGACGTCTCGGTGCAATTGCTCCCGCGCGGAGAGTTTGACCTGGTTTTATTCTGGCTAGCAAGCCGCCGAGGATTATTGCGCGCAAGCGTGGACAATGGACTCTTCGAAAAGGATGAGCGGGTGAAGGCCGGATTGAAATTGAccgtggaggagaagacgaagctcTTGATCATGGAGAGGTTGAGAATGAATACCGAGATAAGGCATCAATGGCAGGAT GCCCTGGCGCTTATGTCGCTGGCGGGTAATATTCCTCTGTCATTGTCGGAGTTGCATGCGCTTTCGTCGGAGATCTTGACGCTCGCTGGCGATGCTTCGGTTGATGCGTCGTGGTATACGAAGCGGTTGTCTGTTGCGGCGATTTATGCTTCGTCGGAGGTGGTTATGACCCGGGATCAGAGTCCTGGTCTTTCTGAGACGGAGGCGTTCGTTGAGCGGCGTGTTGAGGATAGCTCTGCTATCGGGGAGAAGTTGACCGGATTTAAGCAGTGTTTAGGGTTTGTGGGGTCGACAGCTATAGGGCTGGGGAGGAGCTGGGGATTGAAGATTTAA
- a CDS encoding uncharacterized protein (predicted protein): MPADYYDTDHAQRERSRSPRRRSRSPRRSRRSYSPRSRSRSRDDYRRSERRSRSPMSAAPGASGGHSGSGYGGRSSYPPPPRSFEDRAVAKEQMMQAVRESSQQDRRVYVGNLSYDVKWHHLKDFMRQGEQGHIVSDV, encoded by the coding sequence ATGCCGGCCGATTACTACGATACTGACCACGCGCAGCGCGAGAGGTCTCGTTCACCCCGTCGTCGTTCGCGCAGCCCTCGACGTAGCCGTCGCTCTTATTCGCCTCGGAGTCGCTCTCGGAGTCGTGACGATTATCGCCGCAGTGAACGCCGTTCCCGTTCGCCTATGAGTGCTGCACCAGGTGCCTCTGGAGGACATTCTGGTTCTGGTTACGGTGGACGCAGCAGCTACCCGCCGCCTCCGAGATCGTTTGAGGACCGCGCTGTCGCCAAAGAACAAATGATGCAAGCAGTGCGCGAGTCTTCCCAGCAAGACCGTCGGGTCTATGTGGGAAACCTTTCCTACGATGTCAAGTGGCACCACTTGAAAGATTTTATGAGACAGGGTGAGCAGGGTCATATTGTGTCGGATGTGTGA
- a CDS encoding uncharacterized protein (predicted protein): MGRLVYVREDREPEPRFTGGPSRGDFGGGGRGGFGGGGGGGYGGGAGGRQLYVSNDLKDLFRQAAQQGAVIRADVHTDATGRPKGSGIVAFESPEDARNAIQQFNGYDWQGRALEVREDRFAGAGPGGFGGRGGFGGGFGRGGFGGRGGFGGGRGGFGGFGGRGGYGGGYGGPPGGAGGPGFEGAPSVPPNPFTDFATSGGEKGPVIYVRNLPWSTCNEDLVDLFSTIGKVDRAEIQYEPNGRSRGTGVVQFDNAETAETAIAKFTGYQYGGRPLGITFVKYMNAGAGPVDAMEGAEPTGGITQDQIM; this comes from the exons ATGGGTCGTCTAGTCTACGTTCGCGAG GACCGTGAACCCGAACCTCGTTTTACCGGTGGCCCTTCTCGTGGGGATTTCGGCGGTGGTGGCCGCGGCGGtttcggtggtggaggtgggggTGGTTACGGCGgtggagctggtggaagaCAGCTCTACGTGTCCAAT GACCTGAAGGATCTTTTCCGCCAAGCAG CTCAGCAAGGCGCCGTCATCCGTGCCGATGTTCACACCGATGCTACTGGACGTCCCAAGGGCTCCGGCATTGTCGCCTTTGAATCTCCGGAGGATGCCCGTAATGCTATCCAGCAGTTCAATGGCTACGATTGGCAGGGTCGGGCTTTGGAGGTTCGTGAGGATCGCTTTGCTGGTGCCGGGCCAGGCGGATTTGGAGGCCGCGGTGGCTTCGGTGGTGGCTTTGGCCGTGGTGGTTTCGGTGGTCGTGGCGGCTTCGGCGGTGGCCGTGGCGGCTTTGGCGGATTCGGAGGTCGTGGTGGCTACGGTGGTGGCTACGGTGGACCTcctggtggtgctggtggccCTGGCTTCGAGGGTGCCCCTTCGGTTCCCCCCAACCCGTTCACGGATTTTGCAACCTCCGGAGGCGAGAAGGGCCCGGTTATCTATGTCCGCAAC CTGCCCTGGTCTACCTGCAACGAAGATCTGGTCGATCTGTTCTCGACTATTGGAAAGGTTGATCGTGCGGAGATTCAGTACGAGCCCAATGGTCGCTCTCGCGGCACGGGTGTCGTCCAGTTTGACAACGCAGAGACAGCAGAAACTGCGATTG CCAAGTTCACCGGTTATCAATACGGTGGCCGTCCGCTCGGCATCACTTTTGTCAAGTACATGAATGCAGGCGCTGGCCCCGTAGACGCCATGGAGGGTGCCGAGCCGACTGGCGGTATCACCCAGGACCAGATCATGTAA
- a CDS encoding uncharacterized protein (predicted protein), with amino-acid sequence MATVVRSQTPLQDTYGAISQPANSIFSGRGYGSRSASRPNSFIASNSGYNLATGAVAEPPVTQNGKFHEEFDVASQRGSVVFEGPSSAAVQRSASQMSNSRSATPTRSGTLKKKSSLSKRGSMRRSGSKRSLRAGSVRSLVLGDKEKYSVDGAEDQNSAFYIPVPTNGNPTEVLADRFQAWRKVLKDLIVFFKELQKSYETRSKLFMSASNIINNSALPPTFLKSGGLADATDILRNFHKQAYQEASKAAEVENELVAQLMGLRNDLQKKTKEIRSLSGDFRNSVDKEVDATRKSVRHLHEALGLVDTDPAATAGKGDPFIVRLSVDKQIEKQIEEENYLHRAFLNLENSGRELESIVVSEIQKAYKTYANILTREADEAYDAAEKLRAGPISMPHDHEWNSFIAETDELVDPRVPLRDIENISYPGKDHPAAAEVRSGMLERKSKYLKSYTPGWWVSSFPSQLSRSSGMANTSDVAVSPGAKAWFAFATGFHIP; translated from the exons TCTCAGGTCGGGGCTATGGATCGCGGTCTGCTTCTAGACCGAACTCCTTTATAGCCTCCAACTCCGGCTACAACCTTGCTACTGGTGCTGTCGCTGAACCCCCGGTCACGCAGAACGGTAAATTTCATGAGGAGTTCGATGTCGCCAGCCAACGTGGTTCCGTCGTCTTCGAGGGCCCGTCATCCGCCGCCGTACAGCGTTCCGCATCTCAGATGTCCAACTCCCGCTCCGCGACACCCACGCGATCCGGTACTTTGAAAAAGAAGTCCTCCCTCAGCAAGAGAGGCAGTATGCGACGCAGCGGGAGTAAGAGGAGCCTGCGCGCGGGAAGTGTGAGGAGTCTAGTCCTAGGCGATAAGGAGAAGTATAGCGTCGACGGCGCCGAAGATCAGAACAGCGCATTCTACATCCCTGTTCCTACGAATGGAAACCCGACGGAAGTTTTAGCAGATCGCTTTCAAG CTTGGCGTAAGGTCCTAAAGGATCTCATTGTGTTCTTTAAAGAACTCCAGAAATCCTACGAAACTCGATCCAAACTATTCATGTCGGCATCGAATATAATCAACAATTCAGCGTTACCTCCCACTTTTCTCAAATCCGGCGGCCTTGCTGATGCGACCGATATTCTGCGTAATTTCCATAAACAGGCATATCAGGAAGCGAGCAAGGCTGCTGAGGTGGAAAACGAGTTGGTCGCTCAGCTAATGGGACTCCGAAACGACCtgcaaaagaaaaccaaggagATCAGGAGTCTTTCGGGCGACTTTCGAAACTCGGTAGATAAGGAGGTTGACGCCACCCGCAAATCCGTCCGTCATCTGCACGAAGCCCTAGGCCTGGTCGACACGGATCCGGCGGCCACAGCCGGAAAAGGAGACCCATTTATCGTCCGTTTGAGTGTCGACAAGCAGATTGAAAAGCagattgaagaggaaaactACTTGCATAGG GCGTTTCTGAATTTGGAAAATTCGGGTCGCGAATTGGAATCCATCGTGGTTAGCGAAATTCAGAAGGCATACAAAACTTACGCCAACATCCTCACACGGGAAGCCGACGAGGCGTACGATGCCGCCGAGAAGCTTCGAGCAGGGCCCATCTCGATGCCACACGACCACGAATGGAACTCGTTCATCGCAGAGACCGACGAGCTAGTCGATCCGCGAGTTCCCCTTCGAGACATAGAGAATATCTCCTACCCTGGTAAAGACCATCCCGCCGCTGCAGAGGTCAGATCGGGTATGCTGGAACGTAAGAGCAAATATCTCAAGAGCTACACGCCTGGCTGGTGGGTCTCATCCTTCCCTTCTCAAC TCAGCCGATCGAGTGGCATGGCAAACACCAGTGATGTCGCTGTATCTCCCGGAGCAAAAGCTTGGTTCGCATTCGCAACCGGATTCCACATCCCATAA